Below is a window of Leishmania panamensis strain MHOM/PA/94/PSC-1 chromosome 30 sequence DNA.
ATGGGTGGCTGCTGCAAGGGAGAGCGGTGCCCATTTTCGCATGAACTGGTACAACTGGCGCCGAAAGGCGTCGATGTGTCGGGCGGGTACTTCATTAGCGGCAACGTTGCGAACTACAAGGCAGCCGCgtccagcacagcagcaccgtcgtcgtcgcgcagCTTGGCCAGCCGGTGGGATGATCCAACCACatcgagcagcaccgacggCTTGTCGACACTCGTGTCGccttcctcctgctgcgTGACGATGGGCACGTCTCTGAGCGCTGAGGCGAAGGAGTGGGTCAGCGCTGACAGTacagccgcctcctcctctaccaACTCGGCCACTGCCTCTATTAAGCCCATTCAATCGCAGCGAGGTGCGACCTCCCCGAATATTTGCGCAAGGTTCAGCTCTCTTCGCTATAGGTCAGCGGCCGCGCGTCGCACTGCCCACGCAGTGTCACCGCTACTGATGCCGCATGCTCAAGGCAACTCGAAGCCTCAGCCCCAACAAGTTCAAACGCaaccgcagccgcagagctTTCAGGAGAAACTGCCGTCGCCTCCAttgccaccatcgccacaACCACATGAGCAGCACAAGCGTCAGTATCAGCAACTTCCTCAaccacgcagcgccgcaaataccctctccgctctcctctccaaTCACTCGGagagcagtgccgccgcagaggcACGCCCCACGTCCCCGGTACCCGCGCAccccgctgccaccgcgcgcACCGTGCCTTTCAAACAGTCATCGAGCGACTCTGGAGCGCTCCCCATAGCTACCCTCGCCTCCTTCAATGCGCCGTGCGCCTCCACGGCCGTCCTTTCGGCGACGCCGTCCAGTGCCATGCTGCAGCCAAGCAATGTAGCATTTCTTCGTCGTCACGATGATCAGACGCcacccgccgctgcggcccaGAGTTTCACTTCTtcccgcaccgccaccattCTAGCTACGGCCACTCCGACCCCCGCtcacggcagccgccgcacggCGACAAGGGGCCAGCATGTGGAGAGTCCATTACCGCGCACTCGCGAGGCTCTGGCAACCGATGTGGAGCACCATGCTGCTACAGTTGCAAATGCTCGCACTCTGCAGAGCACGGCTGCACTTACCGCGGTGGCAGCTCCAAAGTCATCCCCCCACTATGAAGTGCGGACTGTATCCTCCGCTCAAACTCGCGTGATGCCGCCGGCTCCTCGctcgcaacagcagcaggcggtgcACCAGGCCCAACAACACGCCCAGCTGCAACCGCGACAACAGGAGACTCAGCctcagaagcagcagcagacggtgTACATGGTGACCACCTCGCGTCCACCTGCTACTACACCCTGGCAAGGGAGtctcgctgcgcctgctcagCTTCCACTTGGTTACACCCTCGCCTACGCTATCCCTGCATCCACATCGACCGCCCCCATGACCACCCCTATCCTCATCTCGGAGCAGCCGAGTACTGCGCGTCCCGCTTACACGCTACTCTCCTCGTGcccgccgcagtcgcagctACAAAGCTTTCGGACGACAACGGGGACAGTGCTGTATGCGGCACCGGTGCAGGCGCTTCCCCAGGCTGCGGCACCTAGCGAAAGCGAGGCCCCTCGTCTGGTACTTGCCAATATCGACGGCATTTTCACTATCCTGTAAGCAGATGCATTCGCGGCCACCGCTGGCCCTAGCCTATAGCTGATGATGATGCAGACGGGCTAGTTCCTTGACTACCGCAAGCGAGAGCAAGGGCAAACGTTCAGTTCACGGACGGAGGCGTTGCCGCCTGTTGGCAAAAcgcagtggagaggaggataGCGGCAGGAGACGGAAGCGAGGCAggacgtctctctctctcttctttcatGACATATTTTGCCTGccacttttcttttttttttttcttgtgctTCTATCAATATGGCTCcactgcagcgtctcctctccCTAGACTTGCTCGATGAatacccccttccccccctcctcctcttccttttggACTCTGTCTGATTGACGTCTCGTTATTTTTCGTTACTTTACGCcaccttgctgctgctgctgctgcctgtagCACATACACGTGTGTCTGCTGTTTGTTtacccccctttttctgccttcttcctcacttttttttctcttgctctccgTGGCGCTCTTCCCTTTAGCTTGTTTGTCTTCGCTTTGACAagtcccctctctctctctctgaatcggtgcgtttcttttcctctcattctctctcgACTGCTGTTTCAactcgtgcgtgtgcgcatccGTGTGGTTTCCTATCTGTCCCACGCActtgtttcttcttccctgccCCTTTCTGCAACCGTGAACTGTTTTCccattcctctctctccctttcttcacCCATCAGCCCCGTCCCTCTGTGTGTTCTCCCTTCCGTGCCTTTTTCAATTTGTGTTTCGGGTATCATCAGCGTCTCTTTCTGCAGCCGTGGATGTGCGCATTGATCTTCTCAGCGCCTATAGATGCATACAGAAAAAAAggtctctctttttgctttcgtttaacgtgtgtgggtctctctctctctctgtcgtgGGTAAGTTGTGCTGGGCATGTTTGCATGCAGCTGTGGATGCGGTGCATGTTGTCTTtttgtccccccccctccctccgccctctgccttctctaTTTGTGGCGCTTCTTGTGTATGTTGTGCCCTTCAAccgctcttctgcttctGCTCTTGTTTGGCTGATGTTGTACtcacccgctgctgctgctgctgtatatagctatatatatatatatatatatatatactcCCCCTTTTCAACCTATCTGCGAGTGTGCACAGTCAGATATGCAgtacccccttttttcgATTCAGCGGTGGTTGTCTTGCGTCCAGCGAAttgcgcgcgcacgtgtgtgtgtgcgtgagtggtgatggtgatcAGCTTTTCAACGTTAGCGTTGTTGTGTCTTcatttcttttctcttttgttctTCGCATCTCTAATTTGAGTGCACACATGTCTCTGTCGCGCTATCTTTTCCCACGTGTCATTCAGCCTatctttttttgtttctccttttgTGTGTATCCGATGCTGAGCTGCATGTCTCTCTATGacacgttttttttctttcaagTGCGGTTCTCGTGCTatcgtgttttttttttg
It encodes the following:
- a CDS encoding hypothetical protein (TriTrypDB/GeneDB-style sysID: LpmP.30.3340), producing the protein MGGCCKGERCPFSHELVQLAPKGVDVSGGYFISGNVANYKAAASSTAAPSSSRSLASRWDDPTTSSSTDGLSTLVSPSSCCVTMGTSLSAEAKEWVSADSTAASSSTNSATASIKPIQSQRGATSPNICARFSSLRYRSAAARRTAHAVSPLLMPHAQGNSKPQPQQVQTQPQPQSFQEKLPSPPLPPSPQPHEQHKRQYQQLPQPRSAANTLSALLSNHSESSAAAEARPTSPVPAHPAATARTVPFKQSSSDSGALPIATLASFNAPCASTAVLSATPSSAMLQPSNVAFLRRHDDQTPPAAAAQSFTSSRTATILATATPTPAHGSRRTATRGQHVESPLPRTREALATDVEHHAATVANARTLQSTAALTAVAAPKSSPHYEVRTVSSAQTRVMPPAPRSQQQQAVHQAQQHAQLQPRQQETQPQKQQQTVYMVTTSRPPATTPWQGSLAAPAQLPLGYTLAYAIPASTSTAPMTTPILISEQPSTARPAYTLLSSCPPQSQLQSFRTTTGTVLYAAPVQALPQAAAPSESEAPRLVLANIDGIFTIL